A region of Thiobacter sp. AK1 DNA encodes the following proteins:
- the crcB gene encoding fluoride efflux transporter CrcB: protein MNIYALLAVAAGAVLGAWLRWGLAIWLNPFFPTLPLGTLAVNLMGGYLVGLAVAFFGHHAGLAPEWRLFVVTGFLGALTTFSTFSAEVVTLLLREQFAWAVAAATVHLLGSLGLTVLGIWTFKLIRG from the coding sequence ATGAATATCTACGCCCTGCTTGCGGTGGCGGCGGGGGCCGTGTTGGGAGCCTGGCTACGCTGGGGGCTTGCCATCTGGCTCAATCCCTTCTTCCCCACGCTGCCCTTAGGCACCTTGGCCGTCAATCTCATGGGGGGCTATCTCGTGGGCTTGGCGGTTGCGTTTTTCGGGCACCACGCCGGCCTGGCGCCGGAATGGCGGTTGTTCGTGGTCACCGGCTTCCTGGGCGCGCTTACCACGTTTTCCACTTTTTCCGCAGAGGTGGTGACGCTCCTCTTGCGGGAGCAGTTCGCCTGGGCGGTTGCCGCCGCGACGGTTCATCTCTTGGGTTCCTTGGGCCTCACCGTGCTCGGCATCTGGACGTTCAAACTAATCAGGGGGTGA
- a CDS encoding DUF190 domain-containing protein codes for MADVFLKIYTEENQRHRGRLLYEWLLEQAHALGIPGGSAFRAIAGYGRHGVMHEETFFELAGDLPVEVGFVTSEADAERLLARIGEEGLSLFYAKLPAQHGVTGQPG; via the coding sequence ATGGCCGATGTGTTTCTCAAGATCTACACCGAAGAAAACCAGCGTCACCGGGGCCGACTGCTCTATGAATGGCTGCTGGAACAGGCCCATGCGTTGGGCATTCCAGGCGGCTCCGCCTTTCGTGCCATCGCCGGTTATGGGCGGCATGGCGTGATGCATGAGGAAACCTTCTTCGAGCTCGCGGGCGATCTGCCGGTGGAGGTGGGCTTCGTCACCTCGGAGGCGGATGCCGAGCGCCTGTTGGCACGTATCGGCGAGGAAGGACTGAGCCTGTTCTACGCCAAGTTGCCGGCCCAACACGGGGTAACCGGCCAGCCCGGCTGA
- the purL gene encoding phosphoribosylformylglycinamidine synthase codes for MSQIIQLRGRSALSPLRLDKLSQTLTTLVPSITGVHAEFWHFAAISRPLTPEERSRLERLLSYGPAGEAGDARGDLILVVPRIGTISPWSSKATDIARRCGLDAVERIERGVAWYLRKPGWAPLEAAERRALFPLIHDRMTETVLTELDRVSELFAHHSPRPLATVDILTGGRAALVAANREMGLALSPEEIDYLVENFTRLARNPTDVELMMFAQANSEHCRHKIFNAEWVIDGHRQGKSLFAMIRHTHERHPQGTLVAYSDNAAVMEGAPVARFYPDPSTGRYRFHDELTHILMKVETHNHPTAISPFPGAATGAGGEIRDEGATGRGAKPKAGLTGFSVSNLAIPGFEQPWEAKPYGRPERIASALSIMLEGPIGAAAFNNEFGRPTLAGYFRTYEQWVAGEMRGYHKPIMLAGGIGNISAAHVAKHEVAPGALLIQLGGPGLLIGLGGGAASSMNTGANAENLDFDSVQRGNPEMQRRAQEVIDRCWQLGEANPILSIHDVGAGGLSNALPELVHASHHGARLDLRAIPIEEPGMSPMQIWCNEAQERYVLAIRPERLDLFRAICERERCPFAVLGTATAEPHLRVEDPHFGNLPVDVDLDVILGKPPRMTREVTHLERKLPALDFSPMRLAEAVERVLRLPSVAAKTFLITIGDRTVGGLTARDQMVGPWQVPVADCAVTLMGYDTYLGEAFALGERTPLALIDAPASGRMAVGEVITNLAAAPIAELSDIKLSANWMAPAGHPGEDAALFDTVRAVGMELCPALGLAIPVGKDSLSMKTVWEENGQRKEVTAPVSLIVSGFAPVYDARRTLTPQLRSDCGETDLILIDLGAGRGRLGGSALAQVYGQLGDRCPDVVNPDKLKAFFETVQSLNRAGKLLAYHDRSDGGLWATLCEMAFAGHTGITVELDELCFDQIRVGVERRGEPEPELPPGVDSPHIYPVLFNEELGAVLQVRRADTPAVLDAFFAAGLRSELHVIGTLNRDDTIRLLRNGAEIYAAPRAHLQRIWAETSFHMQRLRDNPLCAQQEFDGLLKTDDPGLNVKLTFDPAEDIAAPFIATGARPRVAILREQGVNGQVEMAAAFHRAGFESVDVHMSDIICGRASLKDFAGFVACGGFSYGDVLGAGEGWAKSILFNARARDEFEAFFRREDSFALGVCNGCQMMSNLHESIPGAENWPHFVRNKSEQFEARFVLVEVTDSPSIFLRDMAGSRLPIVVAHGEGYAEFASPEQRARACVALRYVDHHGRPTETYPMNPNGSPEGITGLTTPDGRFTIMMPHPERLFRTVQHSWHSPEWGEDGPWLRMFRNARRWLG; via the coding sequence ATGTCCCAGATCATCCAGCTGCGCGGACGCAGCGCCCTGTCCCCTCTCCGTCTCGACAAACTCAGCCAAACCCTCACCACCCTGGTGCCCTCGATCACCGGGGTGCACGCCGAGTTTTGGCACTTTGCCGCCATCAGCCGCCCCTTGACGCCCGAGGAGCGTAGCCGTCTCGAGCGGCTGCTCAGCTATGGCCCGGCAGGCGAGGCGGGGGATGCGCGGGGCGATCTCATTCTGGTGGTGCCGCGCATCGGCACGATTTCGCCCTGGTCTTCCAAGGCCACGGACATTGCGCGCCGTTGCGGCCTTGATGCGGTGGAGCGCATCGAGCGGGGCGTGGCCTGGTATCTGCGCAAGCCTGGCTGGGCGCCGCTGGAGGCGGCAGAGCGGCGCGCCCTGTTTCCCCTGATCCACGATCGCATGACCGAGACCGTGCTCACCGAGCTCGATCGCGTGAGCGAATTGTTTGCCCACCATAGTCCCCGGCCATTGGCGACGGTGGACATCCTCACCGGCGGCCGCGCGGCGCTGGTGGCGGCGAATCGGGAAATGGGGCTCGCGCTTTCCCCAGAGGAGATCGACTATCTGGTGGAGAATTTCACGCGCCTTGCGCGCAATCCCACCGACGTCGAGCTCATGATGTTTGCGCAGGCCAACTCCGAGCACTGCCGGCACAAGATCTTCAACGCCGAATGGGTCATCGATGGACATAGGCAGGGTAAAAGCCTGTTCGCCATGATCCGCCACACGCACGAGCGGCACCCGCAAGGCACGCTGGTGGCCTATTCCGATAATGCCGCTGTCATGGAAGGGGCGCCGGTGGCGCGTTTCTACCCTGATCCGAGCACCGGCCGCTACCGGTTCCACGACGAGCTCACCCATATCCTGATGAAGGTGGAGACCCACAACCATCCCACGGCGATCTCCCCCTTCCCCGGGGCGGCCACGGGCGCGGGGGGCGAGATCCGCGACGAGGGCGCCACCGGCAGGGGCGCCAAGCCCAAGGCCGGGCTCACCGGTTTTTCCGTGTCTAACCTGGCGATTCCAGGCTTCGAGCAGCCCTGGGAAGCCAAGCCCTACGGCCGGCCCGAGCGTATTGCTTCGGCGCTGTCGATCATGCTGGAGGGGCCTATCGGGGCGGCGGCTTTCAACAACGAGTTTGGGCGTCCCACTCTGGCGGGTTATTTCCGCACCTATGAACAATGGGTGGCCGGCGAGATGCGTGGTTATCACAAGCCCATCATGCTCGCCGGGGGCATCGGCAACATTTCGGCCGCACACGTCGCTAAGCACGAGGTGGCGCCGGGGGCGCTGCTCATTCAGCTGGGCGGGCCGGGGCTTTTGATCGGCCTGGGGGGCGGGGCGGCCTCCAGCATGAATACTGGCGCCAACGCCGAGAACCTGGATTTCGATTCCGTGCAGCGGGGTAATCCTGAGATGCAGCGCCGTGCCCAGGAGGTGATCGACCGCTGCTGGCAATTGGGCGAGGCCAATCCCATCCTCTCTATCCACGACGTGGGGGCGGGCGGTCTGTCCAACGCCCTGCCCGAGCTGGTGCATGCGAGCCACCACGGCGCGCGGCTCGATCTGCGCGCGATTCCCATCGAGGAACCCGGCATGTCACCCATGCAGATCTGGTGCAACGAGGCCCAGGAGCGCTACGTGCTCGCCATCCGTCCGGAGCGCCTCGATCTGTTCCGGGCGATCTGCGAACGGGAGCGCTGTCCGTTTGCCGTTCTCGGCACGGCGACCGCCGAGCCTCATCTGCGCGTGGAGGATCCCCATTTCGGCAACTTGCCGGTGGACGTGGATCTCGACGTCATTCTGGGTAAGCCGCCACGAATGACGCGGGAAGTGACCCATCTGGAACGCAAGCTGCCGGCGCTGGACTTCTCCCCCATGCGTCTTGCGGAGGCCGTGGAACGGGTCTTGCGTCTACCCAGCGTAGCGGCCAAGACTTTCCTCATCACAATCGGCGACCGTACCGTGGGCGGGCTCACTGCGCGCGACCAGATGGTGGGGCCGTGGCAGGTGCCGGTGGCGGATTGCGCCGTCACGCTGATGGGCTACGACACCTATCTGGGCGAAGCCTTTGCCCTCGGTGAGCGCACGCCGCTTGCCTTGATCGACGCGCCCGCCTCCGGGCGCATGGCGGTGGGGGAAGTGATCACCAATCTGGCCGCTGCACCCATCGCCGAATTGTCGGACATCAAGCTATCTGCCAACTGGATGGCGCCCGCCGGGCATCCGGGCGAGGACGCCGCATTATTCGACACGGTGCGTGCGGTGGGCATGGAGCTCTGTCCCGCGCTGGGCCTTGCCATTCCGGTGGGCAAGGATTCTCTCTCCATGAAAACCGTCTGGGAAGAAAATGGCCAGCGCAAGGAAGTCACGGCGCCGGTGTCTCTGATCGTGTCGGGCTTTGCGCCGGTGTACGACGCCCGACGGACTCTCACGCCCCAGTTGCGCAGCGATTGCGGTGAGACCGATCTGATCCTCATCGATCTGGGCGCGGGACGCGGCCGCTTGGGAGGCTCCGCCCTCGCCCAGGTCTATGGCCAGCTGGGCGACCGCTGCCCCGACGTGGTGAACCCCGACAAGCTCAAGGCCTTCTTCGAAACCGTGCAGTCCCTCAACCGCGCCGGCAAGCTCCTCGCCTATCACGACCGCTCCGACGGCGGTCTGTGGGCGACCCTATGCGAGATGGCCTTCGCCGGCCATACCGGTATCACGGTGGAGCTGGACGAGCTCTGCTTCGATCAGATCCGCGTGGGTGTGGAACGGCGCGGCGAACCGGAACCGGAGCTGCCGCCGGGTGTTGATTCGCCCCACATCTATCCGGTGCTCTTCAATGAGGAGCTGGGAGCGGTGCTGCAGGTGCGACGCGCCGACACCCCCGCGGTGCTCGACGCCTTTTTTGCCGCTGGACTTCGCAGCGAACTGCACGTGATCGGTACCCTGAACCGGGATGACACCATTCGTCTGCTGCGCAACGGGGCGGAAATCTATGCCGCCCCGCGCGCGCACCTGCAGCGCATCTGGGCCGAGACCAGCTTCCACATGCAACGCTTGCGCGACAACCCGCTGTGCGCCCAGCAGGAGTTCGACGGGCTGCTCAAGACCGACGATCCGGGCCTCAATGTCAAGCTCACCTTCGATCCGGCCGAGGACATTGCCGCTCCCTTCATCGCCACCGGTGCTCGCCCGCGTGTGGCCATCCTCCGCGAGCAAGGCGTGAATGGCCAGGTGGAGATGGCCGCCGCCTTCCACCGCGCCGGCTTCGAGTCGGTGGATGTGCACATGAGCGACATCATCTGCGGGCGCGCGTCCCTCAAGGACTTCGCCGGCTTCGTCGCCTGCGGCGGCTTCTCCTACGGCGACGTGTTGGGGGCAGGCGAGGGCTGGGCCAAGTCCATTTTGTTCAATGCCCGCGCCCGCGACGAATTCGAGGCCTTCTTTCGGCGGGAAGACTCCTTCGCCTTGGGGGTGTGCAATGGCTGCCAGATGATGAGCAACTTGCACGAGAGCATCCCCGGGGCGGAGAACTGGCCGCATTTCGTGCGCAACAAATCGGAACAGTTCGAGGCCCGCTTCGTGCTGGTGGAAGTGACGGACAGCCCATCCATCTTCTTGCGCGACATGGCAGGCAGCCGGCTACCCATCGTGGTGGCCCACGGCGAGGGTTACGCGGAATTCGCCAGCCCCGAGCAGCGCGCCCGCGCCTGTGTAGCGCTACGCTATGTGGACCATCATGGGCGGCCCACGGAAACCTATCCCATGAATCCCAATGGCTCGCCGGAAGGCATCACCGGCCTCACCACACCGGATGGGCGCTTCACCATCATGATGCCCCATCCCGAGCGCCTGTTCCGCACCGTGCAACATTCCTGGCATTCGCCGGAATGGGGCGAGGACGGCCCGTGGTTGCGCATGTTCCGCAACGCGCGCCGCTGGCTGGGGTGA
- a CDS encoding arsenic transporter has translation MLALGIFLLTLALVVWQPRGLPVGWTAAGGALVALALGVVHPRDVPAVWHIVWDATFTLIGLIVISLVLDGAGFFEWAALRVARWAGGRGPWLFVLLVLLGAATAAFLANDGAVLILTPLVLEMLHALRFPPRAMLAFLVAIGFVSDATSLPFKISNLTNIIVANYFGISFVDYAAVMGVVNLVALAASLAVLWWLFRKDVPCRFDTHSLPAPSTAIRDPFVFYVGWGVLPCLLAGYLASHALGLATSVVTGIGALVLVLAAAREHFLQRQPKAVIPVMTLLREAPWQVVIFSLGMYLVVFGLRNQGLTREIAQGLEWLAGWGLTTATLGAGLLFGLMSAVMNNLPTVMVGSLAIHDAGVSGTLREAMIYANVVGSNIGPKMTPIGSLATLLWLHVLAQRGVKIGWLEYLRLGVLITLPVLVFSLVALAAWLAFIR, from the coding sequence ATCCTCGCCCTCGGCATTTTTCTGCTCACCCTCGCGCTGGTGGTCTGGCAGCCCAGGGGCCTGCCCGTGGGCTGGACGGCAGCGGGCGGTGCACTGGTCGCCCTTGCGTTGGGCGTGGTGCATCCCCGGGACGTGCCGGCCGTCTGGCACATCGTCTGGGATGCCACCTTTACCCTGATCGGGCTCATCGTCATCTCGCTGGTGCTGGATGGGGCCGGCTTCTTCGAATGGGCGGCCTTGCGCGTGGCGCGCTGGGCGGGCGGGCGCGGGCCCTGGCTGTTCGTGCTGCTGGTGCTGCTGGGGGCGGCTACAGCGGCCTTCCTCGCCAACGACGGGGCGGTGCTGATCCTCACGCCGCTGGTGCTGGAGATGCTGCACGCCCTGCGCTTCCCGCCGCGGGCCATGCTGGCGTTTCTAGTCGCTATCGGCTTCGTGTCGGATGCGACGAGCCTGCCGTTCAAGATTTCCAATCTCACCAACATCATCGTCGCCAATTATTTCGGCATTTCCTTCGTCGATTACGCGGCGGTGATGGGGGTGGTGAATCTCGTTGCGCTGGCGGCCAGCCTGGCGGTGCTGTGGTGGCTGTTCAGAAAGGACGTCCCGTGCCGCTTCGACACGCACAGCCTGCCCGCGCCTAGCACCGCCATTCGCGATCCCTTCGTGTTTTACGTGGGCTGGGGAGTGTTGCCGTGCCTGCTCGCCGGCTACCTCGCCTCGCATGCCCTGGGCCTGGCCACTTCGGTGGTCACCGGCATCGGTGCGCTGGTGCTGGTGCTGGCGGCGGCCCGCGAGCACTTTTTGCAGCGCCAGCCGAAGGCGGTCATTCCGGTCATGACGCTGCTGCGGGAAGCGCCCTGGCAGGTGGTGATTTTTTCTCTGGGCATGTATCTGGTGGTGTTCGGCCTGCGCAACCAGGGACTCACCCGCGAGATCGCCCAGGGACTGGAATGGCTCGCGGGCTGGGGGTTGACCACCGCCACTCTGGGCGCGGGACTGCTGTTCGGCCTCATGTCGGCCGTCATGAACAATCTCCCCACGGTGATGGTGGGCAGCCTGGCCATCCATGATGCGGGCGTGAGCGGAACCCTGCGCGAGGCGATGATCTATGCCAATGTCGTCGGCTCCAACATCGGCCCCAAGATGACGCCCATCGGCAGCCTCGCCACGCTGCTGTGGCTGCACGTGCTGGCCCAGCGCGGTGTCAAGATCGGCTGGCTGGAATATCTGCGTCTGGGCGTGCTCATCACGCTACCGGTGTTGGTATTCAGCTTGGTGGCCCTCGCCGCCTGGCTTGCCTTCATCCGCTGA
- a CDS encoding NAD(P)H-hydrate dehydratase, with amino-acid sequence MSHPLPIYPAAGIREIERAVPIGPDSPSLMERAGLACAELARTLATDPRPILVLAGPGNNGGDALVAARWLKQWFYRVEVVSRADEARLPPDAATALAAWRAVGGSCQPDLPEKRDWGLVIDGLFGIGLTRPLDAPYADWVQRVNALAVPILALDVPSGLDADTGCSHGVAIRAQHTVTFLALKPGLLTANGPDHCGQLHLRTLDVLAPMYHPASGWLLDEHLVRGLLPPRPLNSHKGLFGSVGILGGAAGMTGAALLAGRAALHVGAGRVYLGLLDDDAPAVDPLQPELMLRPAGHLLDAPHLNVLVAGPGLGRSAAAVGYLQHVLAADAPLVLDADALNLIAASDALKARIAQRKAPTLMTPHPAEAARLVGASIGDVLCQRVEIASLIAVRFNAFVALKGVGTVCAMPNATWFINASGNPGLASPGTGDVLAGILGALLAQGLSPRDALLLGVYLHGAAADRLRERGIGPVGMTASEVIGAARDLLNEWVYGLSR; translated from the coding sequence ATGTCCCATCCCCTGCCTATCTATCCTGCCGCCGGTATCCGCGAAATCGAACGCGCCGTGCCCATCGGCCCTGATTCTCCCAGCCTGATGGAGCGCGCCGGCTTGGCGTGCGCGGAACTGGCCCGCACCCTCGCCACGGACCCACGCCCCATCCTGGTTTTGGCCGGTCCCGGCAACAATGGTGGCGATGCCCTGGTGGCGGCGCGCTGGCTCAAGCAATGGTTCTATCGGGTGGAGGTCGTCTCCCGTGCGGACGAGGCCCGTCTGCCACCGGATGCAGCCACGGCGCTGGCGGCCTGGCGTGCCGTCGGGGGATCCTGCCAACCGGATCTGCCGGAGAAGCGCGACTGGGGCCTGGTGATCGACGGCCTGTTCGGCATTGGGCTTACCCGCCCCTTGGACGCCCCCTATGCGGACTGGGTGCAGCGTGTGAACGCGCTCGCCGTGCCCATCCTGGCACTGGACGTGCCCAGCGGCCTCGACGCGGATACGGGCTGCAGCCACGGTGTCGCCATCCGCGCCCAGCACACTGTCACCTTTCTTGCCCTCAAGCCAGGTTTGCTCACGGCGAATGGTCCAGACCACTGCGGCCAACTGCATCTGCGCACGTTGGACGTGCTGGCGCCCATGTATCATCCGGCGTCCGGCTGGCTCCTCGATGAGCACCTGGTGCGTGGCCTTTTACCACCCCGCCCGCTCAACAGCCACAAGGGGCTGTTCGGCTCGGTGGGCATTCTCGGCGGGGCGGCCGGCATGACCGGCGCGGCGCTGCTGGCGGGACGCGCCGCGCTTCACGTCGGCGCCGGTCGTGTCTATCTCGGGTTGCTCGATGACGATGCACCCGCCGTGGATCCCCTGCAGCCGGAGCTGATGCTGCGCCCGGCGGGCCATCTGCTGGACGCGCCCCATCTCAACGTGCTGGTGGCAGGCCCCGGTCTAGGCCGCTCGGCGGCGGCCGTCGGCTATTTGCAACACGTGCTGGCGGCCGATGCGCCGCTGGTATTGGACGCCGATGCCCTCAATCTGATCGCTGCCAGCGATGCCCTGAAGGCGCGCATCGCGCAACGCAAGGCGCCCACGCTGATGACGCCCCATCCTGCGGAAGCCGCCCGCCTCGTGGGGGCGAGCATCGGCGACGTGCTGTGCCAGCGGGTGGAAATCGCGAGCCTGATCGCAGTGCGCTTTAACGCCTTCGTGGCACTGAAAGGCGTGGGCACCGTCTGCGCCATGCCCAATGCCACCTGGTTCATCAATGCGAGCGGGAACCCGGGCTTGGCCAGCCCCGGCACTGGCGACGTGCTGGCCGGCATCTTGGGCGCCCTGCTCGCACAAGGGCTGTCCCCCCGCGACGCACTGCTCCTTGGCGTCTATCTGCATGGCGCCGCTGCCGACCGCTTGCGGGAACGGGGCATCGGCCCGGTGGGAATGACCGCTTCCGAGGTGATCGGCGCGGCGCGCGACCTGCTCAACGAATGGGTGTATGGCCTCAGCCGATGA
- a CDS encoding peptidylprolyl isomerase, with protein MKTITSRVLFALLGSMLALGACNAQPAAKSANDGVAATVNGTPIKQAVIDAFMQQRAAQGAPDTPEVRKALLEELISREVVKQAAVKEGIDKRPDVQMQMDLARQNILLNAYVQDYIKKHPITDDMIKAEYDKIKAQIGDKQYHARHILVADKKEAEAIIAQLAKGAKFEKLAQQKSKDSSAQNGGDLGWNVPTAYVKPFADALVSLKKGEYTKTPVQSQFGWHVIKLEDVKDAPKLDELKPQLIQRLQQQQLQQMAAELRAKAKIEYATPAESK; from the coding sequence ATGAAAACCATCACCTCCCGCGTGTTGTTCGCTCTTCTCGGCAGCATGCTCGCCTTGGGCGCTTGCAATGCTCAACCCGCCGCCAAAAGCGCCAATGATGGCGTGGCCGCCACCGTCAACGGCACGCCCATCAAGCAGGCCGTGATCGATGCCTTCATGCAGCAGCGCGCCGCCCAGGGCGCGCCCGATACACCCGAGGTACGCAAGGCCCTGCTGGAAGAACTCATTAGCCGCGAAGTGGTAAAGCAGGCAGCGGTGAAAGAAGGAATCGACAAGCGCCCAGACGTGCAGATGCAGATGGACCTCGCGCGCCAAAATATCTTGCTCAATGCCTATGTGCAGGACTACATCAAGAAACACCCCATCACCGATGACATGATCAAGGCCGAGTACGACAAGATCAAGGCACAGATCGGCGACAAGCAGTACCATGCGCGCCACATCCTGGTGGCGGACAAGAAGGAAGCCGAGGCCATCATCGCCCAATTGGCCAAGGGCGCGAAATTCGAGAAGCTGGCGCAGCAGAAGTCCAAGGACTCCTCCGCCCAGAATGGCGGCGATTTGGGCTGGAACGTGCCCACCGCCTATGTGAAACCGTTTGCCGATGCACTGGTGTCCCTGAAAAAAGGCGAATACACCAAGACGCCGGTGCAGAGCCAATTCGGCTGGCACGTAATCAAGCTGGAAGACGTGAAAGACGCGCCCAAGCTCGACGAGCTCAAGCCCCAGCTCATCCAGCGCCTACAGCAGCAGCAACTGCAGCAAATGGCTGCCGAGCTACGCGCCAAGGCCAAAATCGAATACGCCACGCCGGCCGAGAGCAAGTAA
- a CDS encoding DUF3330 domain-containing protein — translation MASEKVNPGGAPIVNCEQTEACEIVSCATCLAEIPADVALTAEGPDYVQYFCGLDCVARWKEKLDTRQ, via the coding sequence ATGGCAAGCGAGAAAGTGAATCCGGGGGGTGCGCCCATCGTCAACTGCGAGCAGACTGAAGCCTGCGAGATCGTGTCCTGCGCCACGTGTCTGGCCGAAATTCCGGCCGATGTGGCGCTCACCGCGGAAGGTCCGGACTACGTCCAGTATTTCTGTGGCCTGGACTGCGTGGCACGTTGGAAGGAAAAGCTCGACACGCGGCAATGA
- a CDS encoding YciI family protein → MLYVIWGEDVPDSLSRRQAARPAHLARLEALQNEGRLLLAGPCPAIDSPDPGPAGFGGSLIVAEFASLEEARAWAEADPYVGAGVYARVTVKPFRKVFPA, encoded by the coding sequence ATGCTTTATGTGATCTGGGGTGAAGACGTCCCGGACAGCCTTTCCCGCCGGCAGGCGGCGCGTCCTGCGCATCTGGCGCGCCTGGAAGCGCTGCAAAACGAAGGCCGCCTGCTCCTTGCAGGCCCCTGCCCTGCCATCGACAGCCCCGATCCGGGACCGGCGGGCTTTGGCGGCAGTCTGATCGTGGCCGAATTCGCCTCGCTCGAAGAGGCCCGCGCGTGGGCTGAGGCGGATCCCTACGTTGGTGCAGGCGTGTACGCCCGCGTCACCGTGAAACCTTTTCGCAAGGTGTTTCCCGCATGA
- a CDS encoding ArsR/SmtB family transcription factor, with translation MDNQAAVELLESLASGPRLSVYRLLVKHGSAGLVAGEIAGTLGLAPSNLSFHLKALAQAGLVTPVQEGRFMRYRANIPLMLELIAYLTEECCAHQPGECASLRAASPCSEAVLPPLKTKPGVKA, from the coding sequence GTGGATAACCAAGCAGCCGTCGAACTTCTCGAGTCCCTCGCCTCCGGCCCCCGCCTGAGCGTCTATCGCCTGCTGGTGAAGCACGGCTCGGCGGGACTGGTGGCGGGCGAAATCGCCGGCACCCTGGGGCTTGCCCCCAGCAACCTGTCCTTCCATCTCAAGGCGCTGGCCCAGGCGGGGCTGGTGACCCCGGTGCAGGAAGGCCGCTTCATGCGCTACCGCGCCAACATTCCCCTGATGCTGGAACTCATCGCCTACCTCACCGAGGAATGCTGCGCCCACCAGCCCGGCGAGTGCGCCAGCCTGCGAGCGGCCTCGCCCTGTTCCGAGGCCGTACTGCCTCCCCTCAAGACGAAACCTGGAGTCAAAGCATGA
- a CDS encoding sulfite exporter TauE/SafE family protein — protein MDSLGQLILFLASFVANWFSALSGGGAGLIQFPMLIFLGLPFGIALATHKVASVALGLGATLRHLRESTLERRFSLLILGAGLPGVVLGAYTILRLPERWATVALGVLTMGLGLYSVFRPRLGLEHAPRNREGKALAVGLLGLFGIGVLNGSITSGTGLFLTLWLVRWFGLDYKRAVAYTLVLCGVFWNGTGALVLGWIGRIAWDWMPALLAGSLLGGYAGAHFALKKGNVWIKRAFEAVTILIGARLIIG, from the coding sequence ATGGATTCGTTGGGCCAGCTGATCCTATTCCTCGCCTCTTTCGTCGCCAACTGGTTTTCCGCCCTCTCAGGCGGCGGGGCGGGGCTGATCCAGTTTCCCATGCTGATCTTTCTCGGACTGCCCTTCGGCATCGCGCTCGCCACGCACAAGGTGGCCAGCGTCGCCCTCGGCCTCGGTGCGACGCTGCGCCATCTCCGAGAGAGTACTCTGGAGCGGCGCTTTTCCCTACTCATCCTGGGCGCGGGGTTGCCGGGTGTGGTGCTGGGCGCCTACACCATCTTGCGGCTGCCGGAGCGCTGGGCCACGGTGGCGCTGGGCGTACTCACCATGGGCTTAGGTCTCTATTCCGTGTTCAGACCTCGGCTCGGGCTGGAACATGCGCCACGCAACCGGGAAGGCAAGGCGCTCGCGGTCGGCCTGCTGGGGCTTTTTGGCATTGGTGTGTTGAACGGTTCCATTACCTCCGGCACGGGACTGTTCCTCACCCTGTGGCTGGTGCGCTGGTTTGGGCTGGACTACAAGCGCGCGGTGGCCTATACGCTGGTGCTGTGCGGCGTGTTCTGGAACGGCACCGGCGCCCTCGTGCTGGGCTGGATAGGCCGCATCGCCTGGGACTGGATGCCGGCCTTGCTGGCTGGCTCCCTATTGGGGGGCTACGCCGGCGCTCATTTTGCCCTGAAGAAGGGCAATGTCTGGATCAAGCGCGCGTTCGAGGCCGTGACCATCCTCATCGGCGCGCGCCTCATCATCGGCTGA
- a CDS encoding BolA family protein, whose product MNTVELIRQRLAALAPQHLEIADDSALHAGHAGAGAGGHYRLTIVCERFAGLSTVARHRLVYDTLGELMRSEIHALSITAATPDEFF is encoded by the coding sequence ATGAATACGGTGGAATTGATCCGGCAACGCCTCGCTGCGCTTGCCCCGCAGCATTTGGAGATCGCCGATGACAGCGCGCTCCATGCCGGTCATGCCGGCGCCGGTGCGGGTGGACATTATCGCCTCACCATCGTCTGCGAGCGTTTCGCGGGCCTGTCCACCGTGGCGCGCCACCGACTCGTGTATGACACTCTGGGTGAGTTGATGCGAAGCGAAATCCACGCCCTCAGCATCACCGCGGCCACCCCTGACGAATTCTTCTGA